Genomic DNA from Candidatus Kaiserbacteria bacterium:
CTGTACCTTTCATAGCAGCGTTCGGAGATTTCGTTATTGTGTTTATTGATTTCATACTTATATATACTTTTTTTCTCATAGTTTCAGGTGGTTATCGTACAATTGCACTACTGTATACGGTCATATTCGTTGTATGTATACTTGCTTCATTAGGAAGACCTATCAGTCCACAGTTAAATTATGTTTTCCTATTTGCAGGGTTGATACCCATTGCTCTTATTTATTTCCGGGAAAGTATTTATTCTAGACGATGGCATGTTTCTGCCGGTCTTATTACCGGTATAACATGTTTTATTTCACCTTATTTTTTTACAACACTTTTTGTTTTGTACTCATCACTCTATCTAGCAAAAGTATGTATCAACAAGAAATCTCGATTATTTACTCAAGACCTATTATATTTTTCAGTTTCTTTTTTTCCCTTTTTACTCGTTTTTTTATATTTCCAATACAAAGCATCCCAAGGTATCTCATACGCAGAGACCGCACTACGCTATGGAATTATGTATACACATTTGCCAGGGAGTTTTACCAACGTGGCTTTGGCAGTACTTGCTGGTGGAGTAATTGTTCTAGCAAGTAGAAAACTCAGTCTGCAGGAGCGATTCTTTTGCATGAGTGGAGTAATAACTATATTTATTCTCAACTGGCAAAATATTATAACTGGAGTTTCGCTTCAGTTTGCTCCTCACTACCAATTTACTACCATTCCAATCATTTTTTCAGTACTTATGATTATCCATCAGCGTTTGATCACTAATAATGAAGTCGGAAGAATCAGTAGTAAGATTATTGGAGTGGCATTGCTTTTATTAATGTGCATTATTGTGTACCATCAGCGAAATGAATTTATGCACATCGCTCGGATGCCATACTCAGAAGTGGAGCTCGTCGCTATGCAGAAAAAGATGGACGTCTTTTCATGGTTACGAACTAACACACAGTCAGATTCAGTCGTGTATTCGCTTGGTGGGATGTATGATTTTACTCTACCTGTTTATACTGAAAATAAAGTGTATTATAATTTCTATATTGCGCTTTATCCAGCTTCAGACCATGAGGTTGAGAATCGCTGGTTGGCACAACATTTGTTCGACCTCAACATGAGCTCGAGCACAATTCAAGAAGCGCATCGAGAGTATTGGGGAAATCGTTACATTGACAGTTACGCATCTGCTGAGAACCGGAAGAAGATTATTGCTTTAGTTACGCTCAATGAGTATGTTCCTGGAGAACGTATTTCAGATAGTCTTAGTGAGAGAATGTACAGTCGATGGATTGATGTTAAATCCCAACCACCAATAGATGTATTGAGACAATATGAAATTGATTATATTTTGCTCAGTAAGGAGTACCAATATTATGACGAAACTAAAAAAAGATTGGAGCAAATAGATGAATTATCTATTGTTGCCGATTTTAATGGTGAACTCTTGTATGCGTTACAAAAGTAACATGATAAAATATGAGCCCATTCGGACTTGCAACCAGATCATATTTAGCAATAGTCGAAATATATAATGGCGAAGATAGAATACGAAAAGAATATCGATAATTTTGACATAAGAAATTTCTTTAAACGCTGGCAATTTTTCTATTTTTTTATTGCAAATGTATTTGGCCCTATGATGTTTTGTGGATTAAGTGCAGTTGCATTTTTAAAACGTTATCCATCTGAAGGTAAGGTATTAAACTTGGGTTCTGGACCGAGGATTTTATCCAAGGGTGTAGTAAATGTTGATTTTTATCCATACACAGGAGTAGAAATAGTTGCTGATATAAATTCGGTACCGTTACCAGACGCAAGTGTGGCGCGTATTATTTCAGATAATGTACTTGAACATACGTCACTTCCATCTAAAGCAGTATTGGAAATGAGACGCTTACTATGTAAAGACGGACTAGCATATATCTCCACACCATTTTTATACCCTTTCCATACGTCACCTTCTGACTATCAACGCTGGACAGATGAGGGATTACGGGAATTGTTTAAAGACTTTGAAATGGTAGAAATTGGGGTCCGAGCAGGACCATTTTCTGCACTTACCGTTTATTTAAATCATCTGTTTTCAATAATTTTTTCATTTGGCTCGCATAAAATCGCTTCAATACTTCTTAATTTGATAATGTTTGTAACCTTTCCAATAAAATTTCTTGATTTAGTTTTTAATCACTGTCCTCGGTCTGTTGAAATAGCTGCAGTGTTATATTGTGTCGTGCGGAAAAAATAAAGTTTTCCTAATTGGTTCAGGGGACCTTAGAACATATATATTTTTTGAGTATTTGTAACTTTTCATATTTAATTTGGTAATACTATAATAATATTATGAAACGAATAGCAATATCAGGGGGTTTTGACCTAATTCATCCAGAATGCCACGGGGTTCGACCCCGTGGATGAATGGACAAATATATAGCTTCGGCGGAGCCGAATCCTCAGCTAGCAAAGAACCCCAGGTCCCACCCCAGCACTGACGGGTGGAAAATGCCCCATCCCCTCTGGGGTGGGGTTCTTTACTGATTTCTCGAGTTGCGTTGAGGATTTGACCGGAGCAATTAAGAGGGAATTGAGTATTGACAATATAACTGTTGTATATACAATGGTTATATTACCTGTCCTGTTCACAGTTGTGAAAGTGGATGCATAGGTATCGATTTTTAGGCAGGAGAGAATAGGGATACACTCATAATTATTAGATAACTTTGTATAGGATGAAAACAGTACTCAATGTGAAGACGGACAAAGATGTGAAGGAGAGAGCGCAGGCACTCGCCAAACACCTCGGTATACCACTCTCAATAGTGGTAAATGCTTATCTGAAGGATTTTATATATTCGGGAGAATTTCGCGTGACACGCGAGCCAGAGTTGCGTCCTGAGGTGAAGAAAGAACTTAAGAAAATGTACGCAGATGCGCGTGCAGGCAAAAATATGTCGCCCGCATTCACGAACGTTGATGATGCTATAGCATGGCTTAAGAAATAATGGTATGCAGGTAACGTTTCATAAAAAGTTTAAAAAGCAACTTAAGAAACTTCCTCCTCACATCCAGAAAACGTTTTTTGAGCGTCTGAGTGTACTCATTGCATCCCCACATGATCCTCTTCTCAATGTACACAGACTCACTGGGGACATGGATACGTTTTTGAGTATGAATGTAACTGGTGATTATCGAGCGCACTTTACATACGAAGAGTATACGATTGAGTTTTATAAAATTGGCACACACAGCGAGTTGTATTGAGGACACGTGAACCAAGGTCTTCTTGGGTAGGCGTGTCGTCGCGCTACTTTTTTGATTTTGGGGATGTTATAGTATTTGTTCAGTACTATATCAGTCACTAATTTTGTTCATCCATGAGTTCACCAGATTTGCAGCACGATATTCTTACCCTCCCACGCCTCAACCTCAAAGGGCGCGTACTCCACGACCTTGAGGTGATGCTCCTTGGGGGCTTTGAGCCCGTCGTGGGCTTTATGGATGAGGCGGACTATAACGGTGTGGTGGAGTCGATGCGTCTCGCTGATGGAACCCTTTTCCCGATACCTATCGTGCTCGATGTGTCGGCACAGAATTCGTATCAGGTAGGGGAGCGCATACTCCTTTGTGATGCGTTTGGAAACCCGCTTGCGGTCATGGCGATTACCTCACGCTTTTCACCCGACAAGACAAAGGAAGCGCTTCGCGTGTATGGCACCGAGGACAGAATGCACCCCGGCGTGCAGTACCTTTTTGATGAAATGGAGGACACCTACCTCGGGGGTACGGTGACAAAGATTGCACTCCCTGAACGAAACGACTTTAAACAATTCCGCAAAACACCCACAGAACTCAAAGCGCTTTTCAAAGAAAAAGGATGGGATAAGGTCGTGGGCTTTCAAACACGCAATCCCATGCATCGCGCCCACTTTGAACTTGTAAAGCGTGCAAGTGAAAAAATAGGAGCACCGGTACTCGTGCATCCTGTTGTGGGGATGACAAAGCCAGGAGACATAGACTACGTCACCCGCGTGCGCACATACAATGTGGTGTGCAACACCTACGGAAAGGATTTTACGCATCTTTCACTCTTGCCCCTTGCGATGCGTATGGCGGGCCCGCGTGAGGCGGTGTGGCACTCGATCATCCGCAAAAACTACGGATGTACGCACTTCATAGTGGGGCGTGACCACGCGGGCCCGGGCAAGGGAAGTGATGGAAAGGATTTTTATGGTCCGTATGATGCGCGTACGCTCGCACTCACCCATGCTGATGAGGTAGGTATTATTATTGTTGACTCGGACGAACTCGCGTACTCAAAGACACGAGAAAAGTATGTGTCGGCACATGAGGTAGAAGAGGGGGAAGATATTGCCAATATCTCGGGTACTGAGTTTCGTCGACGCTTGCGTGAGAATGAGGAGATACCTGAATGGTTTTCCTTTAAGGAGAGTATCGCAATTTTGCGCGAGAGTGTGAAGCGGGATACGCGCCCCGGCGTGACGTTCTTTTTCACGGGACTTTCATGCTCGGGCAAGTCGACGCTTGCGCAACTTCTGTATGCACGGCTTCAAGAACTGCAGGATAGAGATGTAACCTTCCTCGATGGCGATATTATTCGTGAGCACCTTTCGAAGGGCTTAGGCTTCTCAAAGGAGGATAGAGATGAAAACGTAAAGCGTGTAGGCTTTGTAGCCCGTGAGGTGATAAAGCACGGAGGAATCGTTATTTCAGCACTTATTGCACCGTACAGGGACGCGCGGAGACACGTACGTACTATGGTGGAGCAGTATGGGGAATTCATTGAGATATTTGTGGATACACCAGTGGATGTATGTGCAACACGTGATACGAAGGGCCTGTATGAAAAAGCACGTCAAGGACTTATTAAAAACTTTACGGGAGTTGACGACCCGTATGAGGTACCGGAAGCACCAGAATTGGTTGCAAAAACTGTAGAAAGCACGCCTGAAGAGATTGT
This window encodes:
- a CDS encoding methyltransferase domain-containing protein translates to MAKIEYEKNIDNFDIRNFFKRWQFFYFFIANVFGPMMFCGLSAVAFLKRYPSEGKVLNLGSGPRILSKGVVNVDFYPYTGVEIVADINSVPLPDASVARIISDNVLEHTSLPSKAVLEMRRLLCKDGLAYISTPFLYPFHTSPSDYQRWTDEGLRELFKDFEMVEIGVRAGPFSALTVYLNHLFSIIFSFGSHKIASILLNLIMFVTFPIKFLDLVFNHCPRSVEIAAVLYCVVRKK
- a CDS encoding type II toxin-antitoxin system mRNA interferase toxin, RelE/StbE family gives rise to the protein MQVTFHKKFKKQLKKLPPHIQKTFFERLSVLIASPHDPLLNVHRLTGDMDTFLSMNVTGDYRAHFTYEEYTIEFYKIGTHSELY
- a CDS encoding bifunctional sulfate adenylyltransferase/adenylylsulfate kinase, encoding MSSPDLQHDILTLPRLNLKGRVLHDLEVMLLGGFEPVVGFMDEADYNGVVESMRLADGTLFPIPIVLDVSAQNSYQVGERILLCDAFGNPLAVMAITSRFSPDKTKEALRVYGTEDRMHPGVQYLFDEMEDTYLGGTVTKIALPERNDFKQFRKTPTELKALFKEKGWDKVVGFQTRNPMHRAHFELVKRASEKIGAPVLVHPVVGMTKPGDIDYVTRVRTYNVVCNTYGKDFTHLSLLPLAMRMAGPREAVWHSIIRKNYGCTHFIVGRDHAGPGKGSDGKDFYGPYDARTLALTHADEVGIIIVDSDELAYSKTREKYVSAHEVEEGEDIANISGTEFRRRLRENEEIPEWFSFKESIAILRESVKRDTRPGVTFFFTGLSCSGKSTLAQLLYARLQELQDRDVTFLDGDIIREHLSKGLGFSKEDRDENVKRVGFVAREVIKHGGIVISALIAPYRDARRHVRTMVEQYGEFIEIFVDTPVDVCATRDTKGLYEKARQGLIKNFTGVDDPYEVPEAPELVAKTVESTPEEIVENIIEHLYTRGVLVRR